In Vibrio japonicus, one DNA window encodes the following:
- a CDS encoding isoaspartyl peptidase/L-asparaginase family protein: MNTPFSIAIHGGAGTILREQMTPELETQIRSALEASVRAGHKILEQGGDALDAVIEAVKVLEDSPHFNAGKGSVLTSKEMVEMDASVMHGKQMEAGAVAGVRHIKNPIELARDVMKNSNHVLLIGEGAEEFAFEQGYEYTEQDYFYTDRRYDQLQSMKEKGLFALSESKYPDDNKYGTVGAVALDKQGNLAAATSTGGVTNKKYGRVGDSSIIGAGTFAENGNVAVSTTGMGEFFIRKCVASDVAARMRYLQEDVKTASESVIQGELKTMGGEGGLIALDSQGSISYAMNSSGMYRAGIDTQGRIEIKIYAAES; this comes from the coding sequence GTGAATACGCCATTTTCCATTGCCATACACGGCGGAGCAGGAACCATTTTACGTGAACAGATGACGCCTGAGCTGGAAACTCAAATTCGGTCCGCTCTAGAGGCATCAGTTCGAGCTGGGCACAAAATATTGGAGCAGGGTGGGGATGCGTTAGACGCCGTCATCGAAGCGGTAAAAGTGCTGGAAGACTCTCCTCATTTTAATGCAGGAAAGGGCTCAGTACTGACCAGTAAAGAGATGGTCGAGATGGATGCGTCCGTTATGCATGGCAAACAAATGGAAGCTGGGGCTGTAGCGGGTGTTCGTCATATAAAAAATCCTATCGAACTGGCGCGTGATGTCATGAAAAACAGCAACCACGTCCTATTAATTGGAGAAGGCGCGGAAGAGTTTGCGTTCGAACAAGGTTATGAATATACCGAACAAGACTACTTCTATACCGATCGCCGATACGACCAGTTGCAATCCATGAAAGAGAAGGGGTTGTTTGCGTTGTCTGAATCAAAATACCCTGATGATAATAAGTACGGTACGGTTGGTGCAGTTGCGTTGGATAAGCAAGGTAACTTGGCAGCTGCAACCAGTACGGGAGGCGTGACCAATAAGAAGTATGGTCGAGTTGGGGATTCATCAATCATTGGCGCGGGCACGTTCGCAGAAAATGGCAATGTTGCTGTGTCGACGACTGGGATGGGGGAGTTCTTCATTCGAAAATGCGTTGCCAGTGATGTCGCCGCACGAATGCGTTACTTGCAAGAAGATGTGAAAACGGCAAGTGAATCAGTGATTCAAGGTGAGCTCAAAACGATGGGTGGTGAAGGTGGTCTGATCGCACTCGATTCACAAGGCAGCATCAGTTACGCAATGAATAGTTCAGGTATGTATCGTGCTGGAATCGATACTCAAGGCCGAATAGAAATTAAGATCTACGCCGCAGAAAGCTAA
- the slyD gene encoding peptidylprolyl isomerase, whose product MKIEKNVVVSLAYQVKLEDGAVVDQSTTDAPLDYLHGNNNLITGLENALEGKEAGAKFSVTVTPEEAYGEHSDALVQRVPANVFQGVEQIEVGMRFLADTDQGPIPVEVTEVDGDEVVVDGNHMLAGQTLTFDVEVVALREASAEEVEHGHVHQEGGCGHDHGHDHDHEDGCCGGGSCGSH is encoded by the coding sequence ATGAAAATCGAAAAGAACGTAGTAGTAAGTCTTGCTTACCAAGTAAAACTAGAAGATGGTGCGGTTGTTGATCAATCTACAACTGACGCGCCACTAGATTACCTACACGGTAACAACAACCTAATTACAGGTCTTGAAAACGCCCTAGAAGGTAAAGAAGCAGGTGCTAAGTTCTCTGTAACTGTTACTCCAGAAGAAGCATACGGCGAGCACAGCGATGCGCTAGTTCAGCGTGTTCCTGCGAACGTATTCCAAGGCGTTGAGCAAATTGAAGTTGGTATGCGTTTCCTAGCGGATACTGATCAAGGTCCTATTCCTGTTGAAGTAACAGAAGTAGACGGCGATGAAGTTGTTGTAGATGGCAACCACATGCTTGCTGGTCAAACACTGACTTTTGACGTTGAAGTAGTTGCACTACGTGAAGCGTCAGCTGAAGAAGTAGAACACGGTCATGTACACCAAGAGGGTGGCTGTGGTCACGATCATGGCCATGATCACGACCACGAAGATGGCTGTTGTGGCGGTGGTAGCTGCGGTTCTCACTAA
- a CDS encoding YheV family putative zinc ribbon protein, whose protein sequence is MKKRFIAGASCPKCSAQDTLRWWIENNIELVECVECGHTDQRKPQSVEKTEHSGQEMIGIFKPE, encoded by the coding sequence ATGAAAAAAAGATTTATTGCGGGAGCCAGTTGTCCTAAGTGTTCTGCACAAGACACATTACGCTGGTGGATAGAGAACAATATCGAATTGGTAGAGTGTGTTGAGTGTGGGCATACCGATCAACGCAAGCCTCAATCTGTAGAAAAAACTGAACACAGTGGCCAAGAGATGATCGGAATTTTTAAGCCAGAATAA
- the kefB gene encoding glutathione-regulated potassium-efflux system protein KefB has translation MAMESDFLQSSVIFLTAAVVAVPLAQRLGLGSVLGYLLAGVAIGPWGLGLISDVNSILHFAEFGVVLLLFLIGLELNPKKLLQMKGPILGLGGAQVVITTLVLASVAYLVGTSWQTSVVIGMGLALSSTAIALKVIEEQGLEGSEAGQSGFAVLLFQDIAVIPMLAILPVLAGNTAGNWADVVWMLCGVGGLLVGGHYLLRPLFRYVVMSGVRELFTVASLLLVIGIALLMKQLGLSMALGTFLAGVLLAESEYRHELEIAIEPFKGLLLGLFFIAVGMAVNLGLLALQPFAVLFTVLGLIAVKGLILYFLAHLSGNRAKARSKMAAILSQGGEFAFVIFTAASVEGLLSQDQIAFLLVVVSLSMVTTPLLLMVQNRWYARRLNAVASKTRRSDVVNKQPRVIIAGFGRFGQIVGRLMYANKMKVTVLESDASQIQLLRKYGYKVFFGDATQLDLLRAAGADKAEAMIICTDSPDEIMKIVELCQQHFPKLKLLARARSRVEAYQLLSHGIESYSRETFLGALDLGRQALVELGMHPYQAKRAEAHFRKLDNAMLKELLPQHTDDKQLALRAKEARKELEEIFGREMESDKQSKNFWD, from the coding sequence ATGGCGATGGAAAGTGACTTTCTACAAAGTAGCGTAATTTTTCTCACGGCGGCTGTTGTTGCAGTCCCTTTGGCTCAACGCTTAGGGCTTGGATCGGTTTTAGGCTATTTGCTGGCGGGTGTCGCCATTGGTCCTTGGGGACTTGGCCTAATCAGCGATGTGAACTCCATCCTCCATTTTGCCGAATTTGGCGTAGTGCTGCTCCTGTTTCTGATCGGTCTAGAATTGAATCCGAAAAAATTGCTGCAAATGAAGGGGCCGATTTTGGGGCTTGGGGGCGCGCAGGTTGTGATCACGACGCTAGTCCTTGCGAGTGTGGCCTACCTTGTCGGAACCAGTTGGCAAACCAGTGTGGTGATTGGGATGGGGCTAGCGCTCTCCTCAACCGCGATCGCACTGAAGGTGATTGAAGAGCAAGGGCTAGAAGGCAGCGAAGCGGGGCAGTCGGGTTTTGCGGTGCTGCTGTTTCAAGATATCGCGGTAATCCCGATGCTTGCGATTCTACCGGTATTGGCGGGGAATACGGCAGGTAATTGGGCGGATGTTGTATGGATGCTGTGTGGCGTCGGCGGTTTGTTGGTCGGAGGTCACTATCTGCTTAGACCGCTTTTCCGCTACGTGGTCATGAGTGGGGTGCGGGAGCTGTTTACCGTGGCTTCACTGTTATTGGTGATCGGCATTGCGCTTTTGATGAAGCAACTTGGGTTATCCATGGCGTTGGGGACTTTCTTAGCAGGGGTGTTACTGGCTGAAAGTGAATACCGCCATGAATTAGAAATCGCCATCGAGCCATTTAAAGGCTTGCTACTCGGGTTGTTCTTTATCGCTGTCGGTATGGCCGTCAACCTTGGCTTGCTCGCGTTGCAGCCCTTCGCGGTTTTGTTTACGGTGCTGGGGTTGATTGCGGTCAAAGGGTTGATCTTGTATTTTCTCGCGCATCTATCGGGCAATCGAGCTAAAGCGCGCAGTAAGATGGCGGCGATACTCAGCCAAGGTGGTGAGTTTGCATTTGTCATATTTACAGCGGCGAGTGTGGAAGGGTTGTTATCGCAAGACCAAATTGCTTTCTTATTGGTTGTCGTGAGCTTATCCATGGTGACGACCCCCTTACTTTTGATGGTACAAAATCGTTGGTACGCTCGTAGGCTCAATGCCGTCGCATCTAAAACACGCCGTAGCGATGTCGTCAATAAACAGCCAAGAGTCATCATTGCAGGTTTTGGACGTTTCGGTCAGATTGTTGGCCGTTTGATGTATGCCAATAAAATGAAGGTCACGGTTCTGGAGAGTGATGCCAGTCAAATTCAATTGCTTCGTAAGTATGGCTATAAGGTGTTTTTTGGCGATGCGACTCAATTAGATCTATTGCGGGCAGCCGGTGCTGATAAAGCGGAAGCGATGATCATCTGCACCGACTCACCGGACGAAATAATGAAAATCGTCGAATTGTGTCAACAACACTTTCCGAAGCTAAAATTATTAGCACGAGCCAGAAGCCGAGTAGAGGCATATCAGTTGCTCAGTCACGGAATTGAAAGCTATTCGCGAGAAACCTTTTTAGGTGCGTTAGACTTGGGGCGTCAGGCGTTGGTTGAATTGGGCATGCACCCATATCAGGCAAAAAGGGCAGAAGCGCATTTCAGAAAACTGGATAACGCGATGCTAAAAGAGTTGTTGCCTCAGCACACCGATGATAAACAATTAGCGTTAAGAGCCAAAGAAGCTCGAAAAGAACTGGAAGAGATTTTTGGTCGTGAGATGGAAAGCGATAAACAATCGAAAAACTTCTGGGATTAA